Proteins from one Amycolatopsis endophytica genomic window:
- the ftsR gene encoding transcriptional regulator FtsR codes for MTAAGRPQRDGLSIGAVLAQLRPDFPDVTISKIRFLESEGLVRPGRTASGYRQFSAADVERLRFVLAAQRDHYLPLKVIKEQLDAADRGLTDVSVAGGRLPRRLVPLPANPAAGDGLPRPDDFAPGRDVRLTQEDLLAETGIDAVLLAELEQYGLIRPGAAGFYDPDAVLVARTVRAMTEFGIEPRHLRAFRASADREVGLLQQIVTPVSRHRDADAQARADELARQFAALSVTLHTLLVKAGIRDVTGR; via the coding sequence GTGACGGCTGCCGGGCGGCCACAGCGTGATGGGCTGAGCATCGGGGCGGTGCTGGCGCAACTGCGCCCGGACTTCCCCGATGTCACCATCTCCAAGATCAGGTTCCTCGAATCGGAGGGGCTGGTCCGCCCGGGCCGGACGGCGTCCGGATACCGGCAGTTCTCCGCGGCGGACGTCGAGCGGCTGCGGTTCGTGCTGGCCGCGCAGCGGGACCACTACCTCCCGCTCAAGGTCATCAAGGAGCAGCTCGACGCCGCCGACCGCGGCCTGACCGACGTATCCGTCGCGGGCGGGCGGCTGCCGCGCAGGCTCGTCCCGCTCCCGGCGAATCCCGCCGCGGGTGACGGACTGCCCCGGCCGGACGACTTCGCGCCCGGCCGTGACGTCCGCCTGACTCAGGAGGACCTGCTCGCCGAGACCGGTATCGACGCCGTACTGCTCGCCGAGCTCGAGCAGTACGGGCTGATCCGCCCCGGTGCGGCCGGGTTCTACGATCCGGACGCCGTCCTGGTGGCCCGCACGGTCCGCGCGATGACCGAGTTCGGCATCGAGCCCCGGCACCTGCGGGCGTTCCGGGCCTCGGCGGACCGCGAGGTCGGGCTGCTGCAGCAGATCGTCACGCCGGTGTCCCGGCACCGCGACGCCGACGCCCAGGCCCGTGCCGACGAGCTGGCCCGCCAGTTCGCGGCGCTGTCGGTGACGTTGCACACGCTGCTGGTCAAAGCGGGCATCCGGGACGTGACGGGCAGGTGA
- the gcvH gene encoding glycine cleavage system protein GcvH, producing MAAPEELRYTEEHEWVATRAADVVRVGITEYAQDQLGDVVFVDLPETGKAVTAGEPFGEVESTKSVSELFAPLDGEIVAVNDAVDGAPELINSDPYGEGWLVEIRVADAEAVSGLLDADAYNRLTAG from the coding sequence GTGGCCGCGCCGGAAGAGTTGCGCTACACCGAGGAGCACGAGTGGGTGGCCACCCGTGCCGCGGACGTGGTACGCGTCGGGATCACCGAGTACGCGCAGGACCAGCTGGGCGACGTGGTGTTCGTCGACCTGCCCGAAACGGGCAAGGCGGTGACCGCGGGGGAGCCGTTCGGCGAGGTCGAGTCCACCAAGAGCGTGTCCGAGCTGTTCGCCCCGCTCGACGGCGAGATCGTCGCGGTCAACGACGCGGTGGACGGCGCGCCCGAGCTGATCAACAGTGACCCCTACGGCGAGGGCTGGCTGGTCGAGATCCGCGTCGCCGACGCCGAGGCGGTCTCCGGACTGCTCGACGCCGACGCCTACAACCGGCTGACCGCAGGCTAG
- the garA gene encoding glycogen accumulation regulator GarA — protein sequence MSTNDGPGVPPEQSPERTSVFRADFLAEAEGQEAPTPEPSVAGVDALPAGTALLVVKRGPNAGSRFLLDRDTTSAGRHPDSDIFLDDVTVSRRHAEFRREGGEFVVIDVGSLNGTYVNREPVDQAVLAGGDEVQIGKFRLVFLTGPGHGGQGAR from the coding sequence GTGAGCACCAACGACGGGCCCGGCGTTCCCCCGGAGCAGTCTCCGGAGCGGACCTCGGTCTTCCGGGCCGACTTCCTGGCGGAGGCGGAGGGTCAGGAGGCGCCCACGCCGGAGCCTTCGGTCGCCGGTGTCGACGCGCTGCCCGCCGGCACGGCGTTGCTGGTGGTCAAGCGGGGCCCCAACGCGGGTTCGCGCTTTCTGCTGGACCGCGACACCACGAGCGCCGGGCGTCATCCGGACAGTGACATCTTCCTCGACGACGTCACCGTGTCCCGCCGCCACGCCGAGTTCCGGCGCGAAGGCGGGGAGTTCGTCGTCATCGACGTGGGCAGCCTCAACGGCACCTACGTCAACCGCGAGCCGGTCGACCAGGCGGTGCTCGCGGGCGGTGACGAGGTGCAGATCGGCAAGTTCCGCCTGGTCTTCCTGACCGGCCCGGGGCACGGGGGCCAGGGGGCGCGGTGA
- a CDS encoding CDP-alcohol phosphatidyltransferase family protein has protein sequence MIEPRTEPAEPSLLRQAWTVPNLLSLLRLAGVPVFLWLLLGPRADGWALALLVFSGLSDWLDGKLARWLNQMSRLGQLLDPAADRLYIVATLVAFLVRGIVPWWLVAVLVGRELLVGVALLVLRRNDYAPPEVTYIGKAATFVLMYAFPFLLLTQGTSAAADIARPIAYSFTAWGAVLYVWSGALYLLQTFRAVRRAGQGAGM, from the coding sequence GTGATCGAACCCCGCACCGAGCCGGCCGAGCCCAGCCTGTTGCGGCAGGCCTGGACCGTGCCGAACCTGCTGTCCCTGCTGCGGCTGGCGGGTGTCCCGGTGTTCCTGTGGCTCCTCCTCGGCCCCCGGGCCGACGGCTGGGCCCTCGCGCTGCTGGTGTTCAGCGGCCTCTCCGACTGGCTCGACGGGAAACTGGCCCGCTGGCTCAACCAGATGAGCCGCCTCGGGCAGCTGCTCGACCCGGCCGCCGACCGGCTCTACATCGTCGCCACCCTCGTCGCGTTCCTGGTCCGCGGGATCGTGCCCTGGTGGCTCGTCGCGGTGCTCGTCGGGCGTGAACTGCTCGTCGGCGTCGCGCTGCTGGTGCTGCGCCGCAACGACTACGCGCCACCCGAGGTCACCTACATCGGCAAGGCCGCGACCTTCGTGCTGATGTATGCGTTCCCGTTCCTGCTGCTCACCCAGGGCACCTCGGCCGCCGCCGACATCGCCCGGCCCATCGCCTACTCCTTCACCGCCTGGGGCGCCGTGCTCTACGTGTGGTCCGGCGCGCTGTACCTCCTGCAGACCTTCCGGGCGGTCCGGCGTGCCGGGCAGGGCGCGGGAATGTAA